The following is a genomic window from Aquificota bacterium.
AAAAGGACCTAAGAAAGGCAAGACAGGAGTTTGAAAGGATATTTATAGAGAGAAAGCTAAGAGAATATGATTATGACCTCAAAAGAACTGCGGAAGCCATAGGCATAGACCTGTCTAACCTCTACAGAAAGATAAGGCAATACGGCATAGAGGTTGGAATATAATTAATATATGGAAATACTTGAAGGCTATACCTTTGATGACCTACTTTTAATACCGCAATATTCTGAAGTTTTGCCCCACGAGGTAGATGTTTCTACCTGGCTTACTAAAAAGATAAAGCTTAACATCCCCATAGTATCCGCTGCCATGGATACTGTTACAGAAGCCCGTCTTGCCATTGCCCTTGCCCGTGAAGGCGGCATAGGCATAATACATAGAAATCTCTCCATAGAAGAGCAAGCTCAAGAGGTGGAAAAGGTTAAAAAATCGGAAAGTGGCATGATTTTACAGCCTGTAACCGTTAGGCCAGACAACGCGGTCAAAGAAGCCCTTGAGATAATGGAAAGGTATAAGATTTCTGGCGTCCCAGTGGTAAGCGATGGCAACAAGCTTGTAGGCATCCTCACCAACAGAGACCTAAGGTTTATAAAGCCTACCGACTACCACAAGCCCGTATCCCTTTTCATGACCTCCCAGAACCTTATAGTGGCCCAGGAAAGGGTTACCCTTGAGGAAGCAGAGGAAATACTCCAAAGGCACAAGGTTGAAAAGCTTCCCATAGTGGATAAGGAAGGAAGGCTTGTAGGCCTCATAACCATAAAGGATATTACCAAGCGCAAAAAATACCCCAACGCCTGCAAGGATGAACTTGGTAGGCTAAGGGTTGGTGCAGCTGTAGGCACAGGACCGGATACAAAGGATAGGGTTGATGCCCTTGTATCCGTTGGCGTGGATGTAATAGCCATAGACACGGCCCATGGGCATTCTAAAAGGGTTTTGGAAACGGTAGAGTTTATAAAATCCACATATCCAAACCTTGAGGTGATAGCGGGCAATGTGGCCACTGCCGAAGGCGCCTTGGACCTTATAAAAGCGGGTGCGGATGCGGTCAAAGTGGGAGTAGGGCCCGGTTCTATATGCACCACCCGTATAGTAGCGGGCGTGGGCGTGCCACAGCTAACGGCTATTAGGTGGGCTTATGAAGTGGCAAAAGAATATGGTGTGCCAATAATAGCGGACGGGGGCATAAAATACTCTGGAGATATAGTAAAAGCACTCGCCATGGGCGCAAGCTCTGTAATGCTTGGAAACCTATTGGCTGGCACAGAGGAGGCTCCCGGAGAGACGGTATATTATCAAGGTAGGGCCTACAAGGTCTATAGGGGTATGGGGTCCTTGGGCGCCATGATGAGCAGGAGGAGTGCAGACAGGTATGGGCAGGAAAAGATGGAGAAGTTTGTGCCAGAAGGTATAGAAGGTAGGGTTCCATACAGGGGTAGGCTTAGCGATGTGATATACCAGCTGGTGGGTGGCTTAAGGTCTGGTATGGGCTATGTGGGTGCCAAAAACTTGGAAGAGCTTCGCCAAAAGGCAAAGTTTGTAAGGATAACCTGGGCTGGCTACAAAGAGTCCCACGTGCATGATGTGCAGATAACAAAGGAGGCACCAAACTATTGGGTGGAATGACGGGATGTTTTTAATACTTCTATCTGTTCAAGTATCTTTTTTCTTAATTCAAGGGGATTTTCGACGTTTTTAAAAGGCTCTCTTGTCCCTCCAACTCCTATAATTATTATAGTTCCATAGTTGAGTATCCTACCTAAAATTCCTTGGTTTACAAGGATGGACTCTACTTTATCCAAATACATTTCTAAAGAAATTCTCTTAATCCAGCCTATTTTTACCATTATGCGTTTGTTTGTGACCGCAAACTCTGAAGTAGAATATTCTATAAAAGACGCTATAAGTCCTATAAGAGGTATAAGTGAAAGGACTAAGCCTAGGGATACTATGTTTATAATACTACTAATAAAGATTAGTAAAATTGCTAAGACTACCCAACGGGAGAATATAATCCAATGTAAGCTTGTTTTATAAACTACAAATTCATCGCTGGCTAAACTTTTTTCTGCATAGCTCATCATACCCCTCCTGTCAGGATATTATAACATAATCTTTCTTAATGCATCACAGATTCTATTTCCTTTAATATTTTTTTGTAAAACTCAAGCGGCTTGTTAATGTAATCAAAGTGTTCTTCAGTGCCTCCAACACCTACTATTGTTATAGTTCCATAATTCAATAGTTTACCAAGAGTGCTTTGATATACGAATATTGATTCAATCCTGTTTAAATACATTTCTAAGGACAATCTTCCCATCCAATCTTTCTTAATAATTATCCGTTTATTTGTAATTATAAATTCTGAGTTTTTGTAATCCATTAGATATGAGATAGCCTCGAATAGTACAGCTAAGAGAAGCAAAAGTATTATTATCGTAAATATAGATGCAAATGCTAATAAGGTGCGGTACTGTTTTATAGTTGATATAATACTTTCTCCAAAAGTAAGCGACAAATAACCTAATAACAATATTATGCAAATACCAACTAAACCCCAAGAAATTCCATAAATAACCATAATCCAGTGCAACCCTGTCCTATAGATTATAAACTCTTCATTCATTAAGTCTTTCTTTTCCATAGCTTACGAATCCCCACTCCAATCATAGTATTTTAACATATGGAAAATCTACCTACAATATCAACATCCCATCCCCATAGCTGTAAAACCTATACCTTTCTTTTATAGCCTCTTGGTAAGCCCTCAAAATAAACTCCCTTCCTCCAAAGGCACAAACAAGGAAAAGGAGGGAGGACTTTGGAAGGTGAAAGTTGGTGATAAGGGCATCCACCATCTTAAAGGCATAGCCTGGGTATATGTAAAGGTCTGTCCAGCCTTCAAAGGGTTCAAAGCCTGCAGTTTCCAAGGCCCTTACCACCGTGGTGCCTACGGCTATCACCCTTTTGCCCCTTTTCTTTGTTTCCTTTATAAGCTCAATTGTCTCTTTTGGCACACTTACATACTCCGGGTCTACCCTGTGAAGCTCCACCTCATCCACCTTTACCGGTTTGAAGGTTCCATAGGAGACATGTAGGGTTATAAAAGCTTTTTTAATCCCATACTCTTCCAGCCTTTTTAAAAGCTCTTTTGAAAAGTGGAGGCTTGCGGTGGGCGCAGCCACAGAGCCTTCTATCTGTGCAAAGACCGTTTGATAATAGACCCTGTCTATGGGTTCCTCCTCACGCCTTAGGTAGGGTGGTATGGGTATTTTGCCATACTTGTCAAGGGCCTTGAGTGGGTCTTCTGACAGGAGCTTTACCTTAAACTTGCCACCCTCCACATGCTCCAACACCTCCACTATCAGACCCTCACCAACATATATCTGCAATCCCTCCTTTATATTCTTCCCACCTATCAAGGCATACCACTCTTCTTTTGTGATAAAGTCTGTAAGGAGCACCTCCACCTTTCCACCGGTGGGCTTCTTTCCGTATAGCCTTGCGGGCAAAACCTTTGAGTTGTTAAAGACCAAAAGGTCCCCTTCTTCTAAATAGAGTGGTAGGTTCCAAAATATGTCATGCTTTATGCTTTGGTTCTTTCTGTTTAGGACCATAAGCCTTGCATTGTGCCTTGGTGTAATTGGATACTTGGCTATTAGTTCTTCTGGCAGGTGGTAGTCAAAGTCTTCTACTTTCATGCCCTTGCAAGCATCTTTAACACCACAGGAGCCATAAGGGTGGTAATGGCCACCACAAAGATGACCACTGCATAAAGGGTATCATCGTAAAGGCCTATCTGTCTTCCAAACTCTGCAAATATAAGGCCTACCTCCCCCCTTGGTAGCATGGAAAAGCCAATAAGTAGTTTTTCCTTCATAGAGCCTCTTACAAAGAAGCCAGAAATGACTTTCCCCACAACGGCTATGAGCAGTATAAGCAGGGAAAGCATCCAGAATTTTTGTGAAGTAAAATCAATGGCTTTTAGGTTTAGTTGCAGTCCTACATAGACAAAGAATATGGGTGTTAGGACCCACACAAGGGGTGTGATGGTATGTTCTATCTTGTGAGCCATACTTTCGTCCGTCTTTAAAAACATGGCAAAGGGTAGGGCAAAGCGCCTTGAGAGGGCAAGGCCTGCCGTAAAGGCTCCCAGTATCTCTGGAGAACCTACCTCGTGGGCAAGGAAGGCAAAGAGGAATACAATGGCTATAACGGTGGGAGGGATAAAGTCTTCCGTTTTTAGCTTTTGGGAAAGTATTTTTATAACCCTTGCCAATATCTGGGCCAAGATGGGAGAGAGGATAAAGAAGGTTGTTATGTATAGCACAAGCATTGTTAAGGCATCAAAATGAACTACTCCCTCCTTTGAAAACTCATAAAGCCCTGCCAAGACTATAACTCCGAATATATCGTCAAGCACGGCGGCGCCCAAAACTATCTGGGCAAACCTTTCCTTCATCTTTCCAAGGTCGTCAAGCACCCTTACCGTTATGCCTATGCTTGTGGCCGTTAGCGTTCCACCCAAAAAGAGGGAGGTGGTCAAAGAAAGGCCCAAAAGGTAGTAGCTTGCCAAGGTTCCAAGGAGCATGGGTGTAAAGGCGCCCACAAAGGCAACCACAAAGGCCGAAAGGCCCACCTTTTTAAGCTGGTTTATGTCCGCCTCCAGGCCTATGTGAAAGAGCAAAAGGATGACCCCTATCTCTGCCAAGAGCCTTAAAACCTCGTTGGGCTCTATTATTCCCAAGGCGCTCTTACCAAGTATGACACCTACCAGTATCTCACCAAGCACCGGCGGAAGGCCAAACCTTCCAAAGGTATCGCCTATGATGCGTGCAAGGAAGAGTATTATGGCAAGATACAAAAAGATGCTATGTAATTCCATGCCTTAAATATTATAACCCGTTGAACCAAAGCCCCCATCAGACCTTTCTGTGGAGCTTAGCTCCTCCACCTCTTGGAGCTCCACCTTAACCACTGGGCATATAACCATCTGGGCTATCCTGTCTCCCCTTTTTATCACAAAGTCTTCACTGCCAAGGTTTATAACAATCACCTTTATCTCGCCTCTGTAGTCCGCATCTATGGTGCCTGGGGTGTTTAAAAGGGTTATGCCATGCCTTATAGCAAGGCCACTCCTTGGCCTTATCTGTGCCTCATAGCCCGGTGGTATTTCTATGGCTACGCCCGTAGGAATTAGTGCCCTTTCCATGGGCTTTAAAATAACAGGCTCTTCCACCGCCGCCAAAAGGTCCATACCAGAAGCATGTTCCGTAGCATAAAAAGGTAAAGGTAAACCTTCCGAATGTGGTAGTCTTTTGACTTTTATCCTCATAGCTTTCTCCAAGCCGGCGGTGGGACTTGAACCCACGACCTAGGCATTACGAGTGCCTCGCTCTGCCGCTGAGCTACGCCGGCTCGTTTATGCCTATATTAGTTAACTTAGGTCTTCCTTGTTCATCCACCTCAAGCACCTTTACCAACAGCTCATCGCCCACGCTAAACTTCGCCCTTACATCCTTAACATACCCCTCCATCTTGCTCACATGCAAAAGCCCCACCTTACCCGGCAAGATTTCCACAAAGACGCCGTAGGGTTCCACCCTTGTTATCTTACCCTTATATACTTTGCCAACCTCTACCTCTGCTATAAGATTCTGTATTATCTTCTTCACCTCTTCTATGGCTTCTTTTGAATTGGAGGTGAGGGATACCCTTCCACCCTCATGGACCCAAACGGATACACCCATCTTATCCCTAAACTCTTTTACATTCCTTCCACCGGGACCTATTACCACCAAGGCCTTATCCTCTGGTATGGTTATTATCTCAATCTTGGGCGCATAAGGGGATACTTCTTTCCTTGGCTCTGGTAGGGCCTCATACATCTTCTCAAGTATGTATAGCCTTCCTTCCCTTGCCTGGTATAGGGCTTCCTTCATTATCTCCTTTTTAAGGCCCTTTATCTTTATATCCATCTGAACGCTCGTTATTCCATCCCTTGTGCCAGCCACCTTAAAGTCCATATCGCCAAGCTGGTCCTCATCTCCCAGAATGTCCGATAGTATGGCGTATTTTCCACCCTCCATAATAAGGCCCATGGCTATGCCTGCCACATGCTTTTTGAGCGGCACTCCCGCATCAAAGAGGGCAAGGGAGCCTGCGCATACGGTAGCCATGGAAGTGGAACCGTTGGATTCAAGTATGTTGGAAACAACTCTTATTATGTAAGGGAACTCCGTTTCCGGTGGTATGAGAGGTTCTATAGCCCTTTCTGCCAAAGCTCCATGACCTATTTCTCTCCTCCTTGGTGGTCCCCAAGGCTTGGCCTCACCGGTGGAGAAGGGTGGGAAGTTGTAGTGTAGCATGAACCTTTTGAAGGTTTCACCCTCGTATATGCTTTCTACAAGCTGGGCTTCCTCTGGAGAGCCAAGGGTGGCTGTGGCAAAGGCCTGCGTTTGTCCCCTTGTAAATATGGCGCTACCGTGTGGCCTTTCAAAGGGATGAACCTCTATACTTATAGGCCTTATATCCTTTGGACCCCTTCCGTCAATACGAACACCCTCCTCCAAAACCCTCTTTCTCATAAGCTTGCTTATAAGCTTTTTGTAGTTATAGCCTACTTTAAAGTGCCACTCTTCTGGGATTTGGTTTACCTCTATGAACTCTTTGAGTATGTTTGATTGGAAGGTCTTTCTTTCTCTTTTGTCGGAGATGTTAAAGGATTGCAATATCTTATCCGTGCAAAACTCTTCAAGGGCCTTTTGGAGCTCCTCTGGCAGGTCCATACCCTCAAAGCTTACCTTTGGAACTCCAACCTTTTCCCTTAAGGCTTCTTGGGCCTTTAAAAGGTCCTGTATGGCCTCAAGGCCAAAATATAGAGCTTCTGCAAGGGTGTCCTCATCCACCTCCTTTGCGCCACCCTCCACCATCACTATGGCATCCTTGCTTCCGGCCATAACTATATCAAGGTCCGCCCTCTGTCTTTCTTCGTAGGTGGGGTTTGCCACAAACCTGCCGTCTATCCTACATACTCTTACGCCCGCTATGGGACCATCAAAGGGTATCCTTGATATATGCAAGGCTGCAGAAGCACCAGTTATGGCAAGCACATCGGGGTCATACTTGTCATCGGCCGAAAGGGTAAGGGCCGTTATTATAACCTCATGAAAAAAACCTTCGGGTAGCATAGGCCTTATAGGTCTGTCTATAACCCTTGAAACCAAAATTTCCCTCTCGGTGGGCTTTCCTTCCCTTTTTATAAAACCGCCTGGTATTTTGCCCCATGCTGAGGACTGCTCACGGTAATCCACGGAGAGGGGAACAAAGTCTATACCCTGGACAGGCTCTTCAGACATTACGGCTGTTACCAACACAGCCGTATCACCCTGGCGAACAACTACCGCACCATCCGCCAGCTTTGCGTAATTTCCAGTTTCTATAATTATTTCCGATTCCCCAAGCTTTGCCTGCACGCTTTCCATCATCTCACCTTCAATCCAAGTCTTTCTACTACCTCCAAGTATCTTTTGTAGTCCTTTTCTCTCAAATACTCAAGGTGCTTTCTCCTTGCATGTATAAGGGCTATAAGCCCACGCCTTGAATGCACATCCTTTTTGTGCTTTTTGAGATGCTCTGTGAGCCTGTTTATACGCTCCGTAAGTATGGCTATCTGCACCTCTGGTGATCCAGTGTCGCCTTCATGCCTTTGAAAGCTTCTTATTAGCTCTTGCTTTAAAGCCTTGGGTAGTGCCATCTTTCTTCCTCCTGCGTTCTTCAAAATAAAATATTATAACTCAACCTCCACCATATTCGCTCTGGTCTATTTCCATTAGAAACTCCTCTATCATATCCTTTATCATCTTTACCATATTCTCAACGGGTTCCTCAAGGTAGTATTCAAAAAGTTCTATCTTTCTCTCGTGTGAGTGGCCTTCATCTGTGTAATACTTTACAAGCACATAGGGGACCTTAAAGGAAGGGTCAAAGCCTTCCTCTCCGGGCATTTTGACCTCATACTCCACATCCAAAGCACCAAGGGCTTCTCCAAGGGCCTTTTTTAACTCCTCTACCTTTTGGGTATACTTTTGCCAGTCTTTCATGGTTGAATATTTTACAATGGAAGGGGTGCCCTTAGAGGAATTAATCTTAAAAGTTCTCAAAAGTAGTAAAAGGCCTTTGAGCTTTGAAGAAATACTGGGAAGGCTTGGGCTGGACAAAAAGGAGAGAAAAGCCCTTAAAAAAGCATT
Proteins encoded in this region:
- the guaB gene encoding IMP dehydrogenase translates to MEILEGYTFDDLLLIPQYSEVLPHEVDVSTWLTKKIKLNIPIVSAAMDTVTEARLAIALAREGGIGIIHRNLSIEEQAQEVEKVKKSESGMILQPVTVRPDNAVKEALEIMERYKISGVPVVSDGNKLVGILTNRDLRFIKPTDYHKPVSLFMTSQNLIVAQERVTLEEAEEILQRHKVEKLPIVDKEGRLVGLITIKDITKRKKYPNACKDELGRLRVGAAVGTGPDTKDRVDALVSVGVDVIAIDTAHGHSKRVLETVEFIKSTYPNLEVIAGNVATAEGALDLIKAGADAVKVGVGPGSICTTRIVAGVGVPQLTAIRWAYEVAKEYGVPIIADGGIKYSGDIVKALAMGASSVMLGNLLAGTEEAPGETVYYQGRAYKVYRGMGSLGAMMSRRSADRYGQEKMEKFVPEGIEGRVPYRGRLSDVIYQLVGGLRSGMGYVGAKNLEELRQKAKFVRITWAGYKESHVHDVQITKEAPNYWVE
- a CDS encoding PH domain-containing protein, giving the protein MSYAEKSLASDEFVVYKTSLHWIIFSRWVVLAILLIFISSIINIVSLGLVLSLIPLIGLIASFIEYSTSEFAVTNKRIMVKIGWIKRISLEMYLDKVESILVNQGILGRILNYGTIIIIGVGGTREPFKNVENPLELRKKILEQIEVLKTSRHSTQ
- a CDS encoding PH domain-containing protein — its product is MEKKDLMNEEFIIYRTGLHWIMVIYGISWGLVGICIILLLGYLSLTFGESIISTIKQYRTLLAFASIFTIIILLLLLAVLFEAISYLMDYKNSEFIITNKRIIIKKDWMGRLSLEMYLNRIESIFVYQSTLGKLLNYGTITIVGVGGTEEHFDYINKPLEFYKKILKEIESVMH
- the queA gene encoding tRNA preQ1(34) S-adenosylmethionine ribosyltransferase-isomerase QueA, encoding MKVEDFDYHLPEELIAKYPITPRHNARLMVLNRKNQSIKHDIFWNLPLYLEEGDLLVFNNSKVLPARLYGKKPTGGKVEVLLTDFITKEEWYALIGGKNIKEGLQIYVGEGLIVEVLEHVEGGKFKVKLLSEDPLKALDKYGKIPIPPYLRREEEPIDRVYYQTVFAQIEGSVAAPTASLHFSKELLKRLEEYGIKKAFITLHVSYGTFKPVKVDEVELHRVDPEYVSVPKETIELIKETKKRGKRVIAVGTTVVRALETAGFEPFEGWTDLYIYPGYAFKMVDALITNFHLPKSSLLFLVCAFGGREFILRAYQEAIKERYRFYSYGDGMLIL
- a CDS encoding cation:proton antiporter; its protein translation is MELHSIFLYLAIILFLARIIGDTFGRFGLPPVLGEILVGVILGKSALGIIEPNEVLRLLAEIGVILLLFHIGLEADINQLKKVGLSAFVVAFVGAFTPMLLGTLASYYLLGLSLTTSLFLGGTLTATSIGITVRVLDDLGKMKERFAQIVLGAAVLDDIFGVIVLAGLYEFSKEGVVHFDALTMLVLYITTFFILSPILAQILARVIKILSQKLKTEDFIPPTVIAIVFLFAFLAHEVGSPEILGAFTAGLALSRRFALPFAMFLKTDESMAHKIEHTITPLVWVLTPIFFVYVGLQLNLKAIDFTSQKFWMLSLLILLIAVVGKVISGFFVRGSMKEKLLIGFSMLPRGEVGLIFAEFGRQIGLYDDTLYAVVIFVVAITTLMAPVVLKMLARA
- the dut gene encoding dUTP diphosphatase, coding for MRIKVKRLPHSEGLPLPFYATEHASGMDLLAAVEEPVILKPMERALIPTGVAIEIPPGYEAQIRPRSGLAIRHGITLLNTPGTIDADYRGEIKVIVINLGSEDFVIKRGDRIAQMVICPVVKVELQEVEELSSTERSDGGFGSTGYNI
- a CDS encoding polyribonucleotide nucleotidyltransferase, whose translation is MESVQAKLGESEIIIETGNYAKLADGAVVVRQGDTAVLVTAVMSEEPVQGIDFVPLSVDYREQSSAWGKIPGGFIKREGKPTEREILVSRVIDRPIRPMLPEGFFHEVIITALTLSADDKYDPDVLAITGASAALHISRIPFDGPIAGVRVCRIDGRFVANPTYEERQRADLDIVMAGSKDAIVMVEGGAKEVDEDTLAEALYFGLEAIQDLLKAQEALREKVGVPKVSFEGMDLPEELQKALEEFCTDKILQSFNISDKRERKTFQSNILKEFIEVNQIPEEWHFKVGYNYKKLISKLMRKRVLEEGVRIDGRGPKDIRPISIEVHPFERPHGSAIFTRGQTQAFATATLGSPEEAQLVESIYEGETFKRFMLHYNFPPFSTGEAKPWGPPRRREIGHGALAERAIEPLIPPETEFPYIIRVVSNILESNGSTSMATVCAGSLALFDAGVPLKKHVAGIAMGLIMEGGKYAILSDILGDEDQLGDMDFKVAGTRDGITSVQMDIKIKGLKKEIMKEALYQAREGRLYILEKMYEALPEPRKEVSPYAPKIEIITIPEDKALVVIGPGGRNVKEFRDKMGVSVWVHEGGRVSLTSNSKEAIEEVKKIIQNLIAEVEVGKVYKGKITRVEPYGVFVEILPGKVGLLHVSKMEGYVKDVRAKFSVGDELLVKVLEVDEQGRPKLTNIGINEPA
- the rpsO gene encoding 30S ribosomal protein S15, with amino-acid sequence MALPKALKQELIRSFQRHEGDTGSPEVQIAILTERINRLTEHLKKHKKDVHSRRGLIALIHARRKHLEYLREKDYKRYLEVVERLGLKVR
- a CDS encoding dephospho-CoA kinase, whose amino-acid sequence is MKDWQKYTQKVEELKKALGEALGALDVEYEVKMPGEEGFDPSFKVPYVLVKYYTDEGHSHERKIELFEYYLEEPVENMVKMIKDMIEEFLMEIDQSEYGGG